ATTTGATAGCTTAGGGCTATAAATTTGACCATCCCAGTTACTATTTTTCAGTGGCTTTGTGTTTTGTGATCACAAAGAGAATGGCATCCACTAATGAGACTGAAAATCTGGGTGAGAGTGATACTGTGAAGAACCTTAAACATGTTGAGAGGAAGCTTCTCAGATGCAATGTTCCTGTTGATGAGCTTCCTGAAGTGCTTGATGTAATGTCTTCTCTTCCCTTTTCTtgaaatatttatatatgtttctGTTTCTGGTTGATTTTTGTGTCatgagttttattttgttttcttaattgATCATGGATTCCTTGTTCAGCTGAATGATTACTTGTTGATTGGAATTTTAGTTTCTGGTGTGAGTTCTTATTTTTGTTGTAATTATCTATGTCTTGCTCACAATTTGAACATTTTGTGTGTGAGTGTGTGTTTGGGAGTTCTAACATCCAAAGGATTAGTACATGCAAATTCTTGATAGTTTAcaaaagaaattgaaaatcaTCATTAGTATGATTGGTTTTTATTTAACTAGCATTTGCCCTTAGGATTTGATGGGGTTAATCTGTAATGGGTTAACCCAAAGTGGGTGTTTTCTTCTTCCAAAattattttttgcatttttttctcaTTATGAATAAAGGGAAACTTCCATCTTGGAAAACTCCTTTGGAGGTTCAATGTTTGACCTTTGAGATTTCAAATGACTCGCTATGCACCGAAATGTAGATGCTTAATAGCAAAGGTTTAATTTATGCTAGTTGAAAAAACCAAGTGGATTCGAGTAATGATGCGAATTCGGAATATAGTCATTGATCACAATGATTTTTTCCCAAGTTCAGAACAAATTTAGACAACACTATCACAAAAAGTGTTCCGTTGCCATGTAAACTGATTTCATTATTGGTTTTTGGCTTTGTAACTTTCAGAATCTGGACCTGGTACTATCAACAGTCAATCAATTACCAAGTGAGCCAATTCAGGAAGCACTTGTACCTTCCATGAAAGCATTGATTTCTGATGAACTTCTAAGGCACACAGATGAGGATGTTAAGATTTCGGTTACATCTTGCATTGCTGAGATTACAAGAATTACAGCCCCGGATACCCCTTACGACGATGAACAGATGAAGGTACTGATTGATTTTAGTCTAATGTAATTGTCATTTTTCATTCAAACAACTCTCTATTGATTTACTTGCTTACATGCAGCTCCTTGTGCCTCTGTTTCTCTTGATTTCATACCGTCCTTTTCAATTTGTCTGAACAATTTTGGTGCTAATTTTTTATTTGCTTTCCAGATTGAGGTCTCCAAGATGCATTTGGAAAGTGGGGATATTGGGACACCAAATGGGGCATTGGAAGAAGCTAAGGCGTTGAATTTAAGGATGAAGCGTAGTTGGAACCTAAGCAGCAAAGATATGTTGTTTAGAGCTAATAAGATTGATCTCAAGAGTTTGGATGATGAGCTAGAAAAGCACCTTACAAGGGTTCTGTCTAGACATATTGATGCCAAAAGGCCTAAATAAGAGTGGGAGATTGATTGTTGGAATATTATTTGTCATACTAATCAGAATGAATGATATTTGGTCCCCCACCCCCTTCTTTTGCAAAATGTAATGATTGGTATTAATTCACAAGGTCATGGTCTGAATTTTTGTTTCTAGACTTTGATATACTTggtttcttgtttttatttatattagtccAAACAAAGTAAATTCATTCTTCGTTTCCCAATTATGGAATATGTGCAAGTGG
The DNA window shown above is from Arachis ipaensis cultivar K30076 chromosome B08, Araip1.1, whole genome shotgun sequence and carries:
- the LOC107612627 gene encoding uncharacterized protein LOC107612627, whose translation is MSRKTTVALCFVITKRMASTNETENLGESDTVKNLKHVERKLLRCNVPVDELPEVLDNLDLVLSTVNQLPSEPIQEALVPSMKALISDELLRHTDEDVKISVTSCIAEITRITAPDTPYDDEQMKIEVSKMHLESGDIGTPNGALEEAKALNLRMKRSWNLSSKDMLFRANKIDLKSLDDELEKHLTRVLSRHIDAKRPK